The Erinaceus europaeus chromosome 4, mEriEur2.1, whole genome shotgun sequence genomic sequence taccccccaccaccGTGCTTCTGCCCTGGGCCCAGCAACCTCTCCTTGCACTTGTGGCTTGGGCAGTCAGATGTCGTGCATGCTTTTCGGCTCAGGCTGACTGCAAGGTTTTCACCGTTGCTCATCTGGGAAGAGAACTCTACCTTCCCAGACTAAGACCGGAAGGGTCCAGGAGTATATTGGCCCCCAAAGCCTCAGCTGACCAAAGAGTCACTCAGCCTAGGAAACTCCCAGCCAGGCCTGCAGTGTCAAGAACAAGGCAAGCTAAGAAAATCTAGCAGTGGGGAGGTTGCCATCCACAGCAGAATGGCTGGCGGGCTGAGTGGACAttctggctgagaaagctattggGTTTGTTTCTCTGATTCTGAACTGGCCCTGTTGCTCTAGGACAGAAAAGGTAGAACCCGCAGGACTCACTGAGGGGAGTGCTGACCCTCCCAGCAGAACTCACAGGAGCCTTTTTTGTCTCTGGATCCCCCCCTCCTCCAGAGACATCAAGGGCAGCCTCTTCCACCTTCAGCGACCAGGTCATGGCATGAAAGGAAGGGGACACAAAATGCAGAGTGGCTTTGGGGACCTCTGGTGCCATTCCCCACCTCTGTCCAAATGGCAGGATACAGTTTGCTCCCCTGTATCTGTTTTTGCTTTGACATtgggttgggggcagggggatGGGAGCACAGTGAGGAGGCAtatgatgtgtgtgtggtgtggagtgtgtgtgtgtgtgtgtgtgtgtgtgtgtgtgtggtgtgtcggAACACGTGTGAGCACAGAGGCCAGAATGGAGCTTCTGTTGGCAATGGCTTTGGAGGGCATGAACCCCACTTCTTGGAACCCTACTTCTGGCTGTgtatgggaatggagggttttgGCTGAGTGTGTGTGCTATGATGTTAGCACTGGctgtatatgtttgtgtgtgtgtgtgtgtgtgtgtgtgtgtgtgtgtgtgtgagagagagagagagagagagagagaaagaaagagggagagagagagagtgggagagggtagATTCTCCAGTGGGATTCTCTCTTCCCCATTAGCAGCACCTTCCTGGTGTAAGGAAGAAGTCTGTCAGAGACCCTCCCTCGGGGGCCTTCCTCCAATCTCTCCTGCCTTGTGCCCAGCTCCAATCACTCACacctttttgctttgcttttttttccttttaaaaaatggattcgtatatttgttttctgttttctctttacaAGTTCCCTGCTAAATTTTaagtccccctccccaccccaccccttcttgttttttttgtagtgttttcacaGTTTAAAGCtggaaaagaattaaaagaaaaatactatctGGTTTTCTTGCAAGTAAATCCACttattatatatttacatttatttatagtctgtggtttttcattaaaaaaaaatcaccactttttttttttcctttttcttttgtaaaaagaAACCTTTTTGCAGTGTCAATGAGCCCCCTTCCCAGGGGGCTGTGGGCCTAGGAGTCTAGGGTCAACCATCCTCCCAGGGGCTTGAGATGGCCCTGAGGAGAGGCGTGAGGAGGGAGAGCTGCTTCCTATCCAGGGGCAGGTGGGCATCTCCTGACCGGAAGGAAAGGAGTTTGGGATGTGGACCCCAAGAGGCTCACCCTGAGGATCCCCCTGTGGGTTCTGGCATCTTGGCCAGCTACCAGCAgctgccccctctccttcccttccctcaagGTCTAGGAAGtcatcacagtgggttaaggaccaTTAAGGACTGGGAACTTGGGGGCTGGGTAAGCCCAAACTGCACCCCTCCAGGCAGCTTTCAAAGAGGAGGGACCATGGAGTGGGGGTCACCTGGAGGCCTACAGTTGCCCTATCAGTGCTGGGGGAGGCCAGTTGGAGCCAGGAGCTTGCCCAGTCTCAcccggccctggctccccacccccatatcTGCACCCACCCCCAGCTCATCCAGGGAGTCAGAGCCTGCTTGGGGTTCAAGGGAACAGAAAGGTAACTCTCCTAATGTTGAAAAAAATAACACAACCCCTGATAAATGCAAAGGACAACCCCTCCTttctgctccttctctctcttgctttaatGTTATCTtggttcccttttatttttttttctcatttaaattgatttttttattaaatgttaaaataatggTACATGGGAAATCATGCATTTTCTTTTTaggtttattttctattttaatttttttaaacctctctctctctttttttttttttttaagttcgtgTTTCCTTTCCTTGCTTAGATGGTCTCACATTTCCTGTTGTGtagcttctctcttcctcttctagtttgttcttttttttttttttttttaatttacttgttaTGTTTttcgctttttttcttttttttctcttttttttttttttttttttaagctttttaggttttttttttgctttcggAAAGTTTCCCCGGGATGGTTCAGCTCCCCCCTGCCCCGCCCACCCTGAGGACCTTGTCCCCCTCCTGGCTCCCCAGGACCAGCAGGCAGAccctgcgggcgggcgggcgtgCGGGCTTCATACGGGGGTGGTCCGGCGATTGGCTGTGTTGGAATGGAGAGAGTCTTTGTTCTCTTTCTGGATACAGTTGTGAACTTGGAGGAAGCTGTTGTCCCTGTCGGAGTTGTAGATGGCGGTGGGCGTGGCGGCCTTCAGGGGGTCCCTGCTGAGGGTGTACAAGGAGATCTCGGTGGACGGCAGGGTGCCGGGGACCTTGCCCAAGGGGGAGGCGTCCCTGGAGTGCGAGGGCTCGGTGGAGCGGGAGCTGGAGCGGCTGCGGCGCTGGTAGCGGTAGCGGTAGCTGGGAATGCGGGTGATGGCGGAGGCCTGGAGGTAGTCCGTGGCGCGGGCCGTGGCCCGCAGCTGTTTGTGCCGGTCGATGAACATGTGTACGGCCAGCACTCCGACCATCTCGGCGATGATGAAGGACAGGGCCCCGAAGTAGAAGGACCAGCCATACGAGTAGCTATTCTTTTTGGAGTCGCTCTTAGAGGGATCTCCAGCATTGGCAGATATGTATACTATGATGCCAATGATGTTGCTGAGGCCTGGgcgggagagaggggggaggttgTTAGTTTCCAAGGCCGATGGGGCTGATGGAAGGGCTGGGTAGGCTGACCCTGAGCTAGTGCTTTTGTGGTGAATGGATGCAGACAACATTGCAAACATTGCATTActactttgtttatttacttcGTCATTTCCAAGGCTTCACCATGCAAGAATATCTGCAGATACacagatatgtgtgtgtgcatgtataagCATACGtatgcatgcatacacacataaatagacacacatatgtatatgcatGTCCACACACAGGGCATGAAGTTTGCTCCAGTGCCatggggctggggactcaaacctggctcccacACGTGGGAAAGCAGACCCCTTCCCAAGTGAGCCATCTTGCTGATCCTGTCTTACTAATTTATCATTCTCATTTGGAGCAAGCCACAAAGGGAAGAGCTACTGAAACAGATGTGGATGAGGGGACAGGAGAGGTGTTCTGTGAAGTACTGAGACATAAAGACCATCCCTGACATGTTTATCAAGCATTTACTGCCCCACTTCCAAGGGTTATGTAGGTGGTGGTGAGGATATGGGGACCAGAGAGGTTAAATACTTTGCTCAGGGCTGTGCAGGGGTTTGCAGCTGGGGTAGCAGCAGGTTCAGGCTCCTGGGCTCTTGGGGGATAGACTGTCTGGGCTGAAAGCAAGTTGCCCTTTGTCTGAGTTTCCAGATGTGTAAAATGGGGATAATGAGTGGACTTACTCTGCTAGGGGCCATGGGGGGAGGTAAAGGAGTGTGAACACATGGAAGTTGGTAGAATCTGGGAGGTGCTGAGTGCTGCTAAGGCAAGTGGCTCCCACCAGGGCTTGAGTGAATCAACTGTGCAGTGTGGTTTGGGGTacctgcctgcctcccccccccccccaaaggagtAAGGGAAGGGGCAAAGTGAGGATAGGCCTGGTCTCCCCAAAGGGAACCTGAAATGTGGGCCTTTTTCTGACagcaaggaggaagaggggacgggggacaggggacaggggacaggctcCTGGAGGATCCTGTGGGCAGTTCAGGTGTTACTGTGACTCTCTGAACCGTTACCTGCAAGGCCTGGGGACCCAGCTCCCCCTCCATTCTCTGCCAACCCCTCTACCCAGCTCAAAAGCACCCACACTCAAGCCTGTTTCTTGCAGGTGGGCTGAACTCCATGGTCCCCACCCCCAAGCTCAGGGCTATTACCTGCAGACACAAAGAAGATGCCAGCACTCAGGATGATGTTGTGTCGCGTCTTGTAGAACTCGCTGGCGGCGATGCAGAGTCCACCCATGAAGAGCAGAATCACACTTAGGATCGGGAAGATGCTGGAGGCCCTCACAGCCCCTGTGGAACAAGGCAGGAGGGGCAGGAAAGAGAAGAGTGGGGCTGTGAGCCAGAGGGAGGGAgctagagggagggaagagagcagcCTGGGAAGTGGGGCTTTCTGAGAACAAGTCCAGAGGTCACTTGGCAATaccatggagggagagaggggagcagGTCAGTGCCCAGGATGGGCCCCAGTGACCTGGGCTCCACCCGCCTCCTGCTGCCATGCTgagctttctcctttttctttcctgctcTTTCCCACTCAGCAAACATTTATTGATTCATCAAGACCTAACTCAAAGCACCCTTCTCTGTGAAGTTTCTGATTTCTTTCAGCAGAGGTACCTCCATCTTCTGCATTCTGGGACTTGCAAGGTGGGAAGGAGGGGGGTTACATTGTGAAGCACGGATTTGGGAACTCCAGAGGCCTCAGTCTGAATCTGGCTTTAGCATGTGTTGGTTGTGTACGTTTGACTTAGATAGATCAgtgctctgtgcctcagtttcctcatccaaACAGTGGAATGGTGACGGTGCCTGGTTTCCAAGACTGTGGTGAGGATGGGATGAATGCATTGCACTCACATAAGCCTCTGAGGGCTTGTAGTCCATGTTTGATAAGCGACAGCTGCTAGAGTAAATGTTGGTTTTCCTAATTGCCTCCACCCCAAGCCATGGGGTGAgttgggggagggtggtggtttGGGTGAAcatcttccctctttatttttctgtctcacCACCTACTTCACTGTCAAAGACCTGCCAGGCCTCCAGTGCATGTTTGCTGTGATGGGCatccagagagagaaagcagatgcGGGGCCAAGAGAAGAAGAGGTCATAGTCAAGTCAAGGAGACCCTTGCAGGgcaaggtaggaaggaaggactgACTAAAGCAGGACAAGAAGAGAGTAAGTGGACGGGGAGAACTGACCAAAGGAGAAGGGCTGGCTGCTCTTGCGGGGGAGAGGTTGGGACAGCAGCAGGGCacagtgtgtgtatgggggggtgcatatgtgtggtggtggggagcagggtcagaATGGGGGCTCAGAGGTGTGAACCCTGGATATGGGGATCCAAGTAGGCTTGTGTGATGAAAAAGCTTTTGTTCTTTctaatttagatttatttatttatgtatgtgtgtttgtatgtgtgtgtgtgtatgtatatgtgtatgtatgtatgtatgtgtatgtatgagagagaacaaaagcatcATGACCAATCCCTGGGCTGAGTTCGGCGGTCCTCAGAACCCACTTAGTTTATCCAGACGCATCAACAGAACACACTCACAGCctcggaggtagtgcagtgggtaaaagcatgtgactttcaagtatgaggtgctGAGGTTGATcccccaacatcacatgtgccagagtaatgcttgtGACGGGAAGGTTCCAGAAGTCGAGCTCCATATCCCCCGTCTCTAAGCAGTGTAGCTGAGGACCAGtggagtgacttttttttttttttctaactagagCTGGACGAATTTTTCTAGGAGAATTTTTGAACTTTGCTGTGATGTATGgtgtaaatttctctctctcccccatcactGAGTGTGTGGATTCTTTCAGGGTGACTTGAAGAAGGGTGAGTCTGAGCTGTGGCAAGAGGAGGAAGGTAGATTGGGGCGTTAGTGCGTGTGTGTTCTCCAACTTTATAATTAAAGGTCCCCTCCCTGCTGGGCAACGATGGGACTGCTTCCCTTAGTTTGAGTGGATGCTTCTCCCTATAAgtcatttcatttttccttttaaaaataattaattaagttaatttattttggatagagacagagagaaattgagagggaaggggtgtatatagttggagagagggagagagagacacctgcagcactgcttcaccactcatgaagctccccctctgcaggtggggactggggccttgatcccaggtccttgtgcactgggtgcaccacctcccagctctgCCGTACAAGTTATTTTGAAGATAACTCGCTGTATCCCCAGCCTGATTGCCCAGCATTCCCAACCCCGAGGTTTACTCAAACCTGATGCTGAGAGATTACTGAAGCCTCCATATAATATTTGCTAAGTGCCCACTGTGTGTCAGGTCCTGAGTGGGTACCTACCACACACTGTACCTTTTTTATCCCCAGTTTATAGAAAGGTGAAGTGGAAGTTCAGAGAGTCACCGTCAGAAGCTACTTGTTGAGTGAGTTGAGATTTAAGTTGAAAGTAGTTCAGCTTTTGAATCACCCTGAGGGGTTTCTGAGGAGCCTGGGGAGGGTGCTGCAGTGTCCAGAGATCTGGAATTGGGCTCAGGCTGTGCCACGTACTTGCTGTGTGTCTAACGCTGGCACCCCACCCTCATTTTTAGTCTCCTggctaggagggagagagagagagagagagagagagagacagacagagagagagacagagagagagacagagagagagagagaagaaggagaaggagaaggagaagaagagaagaggagaaaagagaagagaaagaagggaagggaagggaagggaagggaaggggaggggaggaggagagctaGAGATATAACTGTGCAGAGAGctgggtcgtgtgtgtgtgtctaatgaATGAGAGACCAGAGATGTATGGATGAGGTGGAGGGAGGCAGTAGGGAGCTAGTTGAAAGCAAACTGAAGAAGACAGGTCCTCTTCAGaagctaccaaaaaaaaaaaaaaaaagggcggggacaggggcaggtggtggtgcacctggttgagtacaataCTGCAATGCCCAAGGagtccagttcaagcctctggtccccacttgcagggggaaagctttgcaaggtgtctccctgtctctctccctctctatcttccccttgcctctcaatttctggtgtctctatccaataaataaacaaataataataataaattctccacccccccaaaaaaaaaaccacaacacaAAAGCTGCCAGAATTGGTGAAATAAAAGGTATGCATTGTAGGTACTAGGGTGATGCCCTGgcttctccctctgtgtctcatgTGAAACACTACCTCACGcacatagaataaataaataaaattaaataaaatgaatgctTGCACCAGTAATTCAAGATTCATGGCTTTTTTTTATACAGGAAACCATGGTATAGATGTTAGGCCAGTAAAATCCTCAGACTCCTGCGTTTGTACAGGCAATGGACACCTTCAGGTCAGAGGGCAGGAAGATATCATCACTCTACCCCCTAGCTGAACGTGTGCATACATTTGTAGGCATATGTATATGAGTAGGGGAAAGATTCAAATTAAGCAGAGACCTTTGGACattgattggaaaaaaaaaaaaagctgccagagcAGCTGTGATATGTTCTAAATCACAACATCTACCAACCAACAGAGACAGAATCCTCTTTGGCCTAGCAGAGTCAACTGAAATACCAGCCTTTTCTGGCAGAGGCCTCTTTGTCCAGAAAGAATGTGACAGGGAAGCTGGGGAATGACCCCCCAGGCCTCAGGAAGTAGAAGTTTGCAGAACCCGGGTCCAGGTGGCACAAGAAGCAACTATCTGAgaaggcggggtgggggggagcagggagaTTGTACCTTGGGGGATGGGATCTTGCTTTAAGAAGTCTCTGATGTCACAGAATGGGGGACTTTGGAGtcatcctgagttcaaaccctggattTCTCACTTACTAGGTAGCAGTGTGACCTTGGCCAGGGGTCTTGACCCCTCTGAGTTCCAGTGCTCTGTCCTGTAAAGTGAGAATAATGGTAACAACAGCCAGCTCCCAGGACTGTGGCTAGGCCTTGCAGTTCCTCGGAGCATCCCTGGCATCCCAGGGAAGCGTGGtagagatggggactggaggcagcTCACCCAGCAGAATTAGTGTTATGCTGTGTGTGATGCCCAGAGTTCCAGCCCTGGTGCCACATGAGAGGGCATGGATGACAccagggggagctccatggatggtgatgcagtgctTTAGTCTGTCTCcttcacctcttctctctctctacctcttttaaaagaaagtcttttttaagaaaattgatttatttcttattggatagagacagagaaattgagagaagagagggagctagagaaggagagcaacagagagacatctgcagccctgtttcatatttcatgaagctttcctcctgcaggtggagaccagggacttgactccaggtccttgcacattgtagtgtgtgcgcttaaccagttgtgccactgcctgcctccctctcttctctctagaTAAAGAATGAAGCAACTGAGTTAGAGAGGATATTCAGTGGTATCACACATGGCCCTGGGTTTAATCCTTGGCACTGTCTctgcattaaaacaaaaaaaaaatgcatattccCAGGTCCCACCCACCTTACTGAGTTAGACTCTACATCTTAACATAATTCTCATGGCATGACCTGCCTGTGAATAGATTGCTCATACACTCTGTGAAAAAGATAGCATTGGATAAGATCAGCACCGTTTCTGGCATCAGACAGGGTATAGCAGAAGACAGCAATTATTTTAACCTCACTGGATCAGTGACTTACTGCAAAGGACACAACCCAGGactggtaagatagctcactgggtagtgcACCCACTCTGTCTGCCACACCACCTAGAAAAAACCCTCAGTGCAGAGGTTTGGAACTGCCTGCTCCTGTAGCTCAGTTATGAGAGGCAGGGTGTTCCCTCAGCCACTCAGACTGCCACCACCTCAGGTAGGAGTGTCTCTCatggcacctcctccaggaagagcTGTTTCAAACCCTGGGATGGTAACCCGTGAATGGTGCTGGACTGTGTAAGTTACTGTTCCTCTCTGGGTCTCGGttttcctcacctgtaaaatgggaGAATGAGGCTGGTGGCTCTAAGAGTGTCGGGTTAcgtcacaggggagagagaagagaccaggaactcctggtggagggggaacacaaatctttattcacgcggacGCCCCAGAATTGGGTATGAGCACAAGGCTAcatggagatagcaaaatggacgcctcccactatgcccaccagcccttctccaggtctggttgcggaagagaaaaaagagagaagagagtgaaagtggaaacaggagaggcttttatgggagaatccCAGAAGTGACAAGTCTGGATGGGATTGTCTAggaaggggggtggagagaggcaaaaggcacattgggaaggtggaagcgtccttagcaactgttgcaatggttttaactgaattagcaataccctgaggggataacatggtggagatctgtaaataatacttgcatggaaatatagtggtttgtgggccctgccaatgttccaccacatctgcacaatttcccaacataaaGAGCACTTCTCACTATAGCATTGCAGGAGGGTTGGGCTGTGACTCTGCGGTTTAAGTCCAGCAAaaaggtggtggtagtggtggtagagAGCTGAGCACCACCCTAGCTCCTGTCTCCCTTGACCTCACTGCATCCTCCCTGCAGTGAGGGCCTGGCATTCAGGAGGCTCAGAGCAGTCTGTGACTTGCCCAGGGCCATGGAGTGGAGCTTCTCTGGAACTCCAGCCCTTTGTCCTTAAGTCCTGGCTCAGACCTTGACCTCCAAGCTTCCCACAACCTCTGCACAGAGCTGCCTGGTGGGACCTGGATTGGGGTGGTTCTATGGGGCTGAGAGGGTAGTTCTGCCTCATTCCAAGACCCACCATCCATCTGCATGCTCATTTtgggaaaaggatgaatatattTGGTGACCCTTTGGAGCATGGGCCCTCACTTACTCATTCAGCAAACTAGCTCACTCAGTAAACATCACTTGGGCTTGACTCAAGTGCACACTCTGTGCTGGGAGGAGTGGGTGCCAGGAGACCTCTCTTTTCTAAATttaatttatctatctatctatctatctatctatctatcatctatctatctatttttctatTGTCACTGGGACATCACTGCTCCAGACTGACCTTTtcagaaagaggcagagggagagagggaaagacaccgcagcacagaagcttcccccagtgtggttggctctggggttcgaacctgggttacATGCGTAGACACCTGCCAGGTGAGTCATCTTGCTAGCCAAGGAGAATTCTTTCTCTGTAACTACTCCCTCCACATCCTCAAGCTATTTATGGTCCAGTGGGGAAGATGAATTAGTATCAGAAATCATGACTctcgactgggagtatggaccgaccagtcaacgcccatgttcagcggggaagcaattacagaagccagaccttccaccttctgcaaccctcaatgaccctgggtccatgctcccagagggatagagaatgggaaagctatcaggggtgggggtgggatatggagattgggcggtgggaattgtgtggagttgtacccctcctaccctatggttttgttaattaatcctttcttaaataaaaaaattaaaaaaaaagaaaaaaaaaaagaaatcaaagtccGAGGACCAACCAATCAAAGTCAACTAGACTGATCCAAATCAGGCCAGTGCTTAAGCCATAGCTTTTTTCCTGAGCTACTAAGTCCGTCTTTTCCTCAAACACCTGTTAGCACAGGGCTCCTAACCACTTCCTGTTTGCGACTTTCAGGGGCAATAGCTTtcatttaagtttaaaaaaaaagtttttgggaaatgcacaaactattgtatttactatcgactgtaaaatATTCATCCTcctggagtagggtaccaaagtaaaaaccctggggtgagagtgagggtggatattcagcttcctggggcagtgggggtggggggaatgtggtggaggctcgaactgggatccttacacctatccctgggatttgcgccacctgcacttaacccgatgcactacctcccaactctggggacacagtcttttggtggtgggaatggtgtttatgtacactcctattaatttgtagtcatataaatcactatttagttaatatgagaggggaaaaattgattgtatgtctcaaacttttaaaagcagagtctttttttattttctttttcttttttcttttattatttttaatatttatttactttttgttgcccttgtttttattgttgctgtagttattattattgttgttgatgatgtcatcgttgttggataggacagagagaaatggagagaggaggagaagacagagagggggagagaaagacagacacctgcagacctgcttcaccacctgtgaagtgacttccctgcaggtggggagccgggtctcgaacagggatcctcgcacaagtccttgcgcttggcgccatgtgcacttaacccactgcgctaccgcccaac encodes the following:
- the CACNG2 gene encoding voltage-dependent calcium channel gamma-2 subunit — encoded protein: MGLFDRGVQMLLTTVGAFAAFSLMTIAVGTDYWLYSRGVCKTKSVSENETSKKNEEVMTHSGLWRTCCLEGNFKGLCKQIDHFPEDTDYEADTAEYFLRAVRASSIFPILSVILLFMGGLCIAASEFYKTRHNIILSAGIFFVSAGLSNIIGIIVYISANAGDPSKSDSKKNSYSYGWSFYFGALSFIIAEMVGVLAVHMFIDRHKQLRATARATDYLQASAITRIPSYRYRYQRRSRSSSRSTEPSHSRDASPLGKVPGTLPSTEISLYTLSRDPLKAATPTAIYNSDRDNSFLQVHNCIQKENKDSLHSNTANRRTTPV